In Spirobacillus cienkowskii, a genomic segment contains:
- a CDS encoding Hpt domain-containing protein, with amino-acid sequence MSAETEFPFLDENIVNNMKELGNGDEEFANRLLIVQLMSVYLDNLPERTQELTTAMQKKDLPVVERSAHTLKSSSRLIGLVAIAEDCQKLEDLAFSKSLNGADPIFLRIIDASKKIPDVIKNKIKSLESK; translated from the coding sequence ATGAGTGCAGAAACAGAATTTCCATTTTTAGATGAAAATATTGTTAACAACATGAAAGAACTTGGTAATGGTGATGAAGAGTTTGCAAATAGACTTCTTATTGTGCAGCTTATGTCTGTGTATTTAGATAATCTTCCAGAAAGAACTCAAGAGTTAACAACAGCGATGCAAAAAAAAGATTTGCCTGTTGTTGAACGTTCTGCACACACTTTAAAATCGAGTTCGCGATTAATCGGTTTGGTTGCCATTGCAGAAGACTGTCAAAAACTAGAAGATTTGGCATTTTCTAAAAGTCTAAATGGTGCAGACCCTATTTTTTTAAGAATTATTGATGCGAGTAAAAAAATTCCAGATGTAATAAAAAATAAAATAAAATCTTTGGAGTCAAAATAA
- a CDS encoding response regulator gives MATKSVLIVDDAPETRIFLKGIVNSLGYSFFEAKTGLDALKILNDHAVDLVILDVMMPNYDGYQTMEFINKLKQKRNIKVAFFSGKKGDLDLEKIQELKPDDLIHKTVEIQVLKNKLKKLIEGTAAPFKLTIPSANTHASASSSSGEQQSNNASSASGGAQTAKPTAAAGASQAAPSTKPAASGAETKNVDYSGTITNMPIVLEIKVLKIIPAGLQFSAKFQFKEGAELSIDCPNAASALKKSGILQVKVQSCVAEKDYFIVNTVLA, from the coding sequence TTGGCTACAAAAAGTGTACTCATAGTTGATGATGCCCCAGAAACAAGAATATTCTTAAAAGGAATTGTTAATTCTTTAGGTTATTCGTTTTTTGAAGCAAAAACAGGGTTGGATGCGCTTAAAATTTTAAATGATCATGCAGTTGATTTGGTGATCCTTGATGTGATGATGCCAAACTACGATGGTTATCAAACAATGGAATTTATAAATAAATTAAAACAAAAACGTAATATTAAAGTTGCTTTTTTTAGCGGAAAAAAAGGTGATTTGGATTTAGAAAAAATTCAAGAATTAAAGCCAGATGATTTAATACACAAAACAGTAGAAATTCAAGTTCTAAAAAATAAATTAAAAAAATTGATTGAGGGCACTGCTGCGCCATTTAAATTAACAATACCCTCTGCAAATACTCATGCGTCTGCTTCGAGTTCTTCTGGCGAGCAGCAAAGCAATAACGCAAGTTCGGCTAGCGGGGGGGCACAAACAGCAAAGCCCACAGCTGCAGCTGGCGCATCGCAAGCAGCTCCATCAACTAAGCCAGCAGCTTCTGGCGCAGAAACTAAAAATGTAGATTATTCTGGAACAATTACTAATATGCCAATTGTTCTAGAAATAAAAGTATTAAAAATAATACCAGCAGGGTTACAGTTTTCTGCAAAGTTTCAATTTAAGGAAGGTGCTGAATTATCTATTGATTGTCCAAATGCAGCCAGTGCTCTTAAGAAATCAGGCATTTTACAAGTTAAAGTGCAAAGCTGTGTTGCCGAAAAAGACTATTTTATTGTGAATACCGTTTTAGCTTAA
- a CDS encoding DUF6901 family protein — translation MLKQYFNYKSGQNSDWNLEQIPDFFEKLQNVNLKFFERIKIASKADANLNAIVSFSSQSQIFSFALDEYLEEIKKLFI, via the coding sequence TTGCTCAAACAGTATTTTAACTACAAATCAGGACAAAATAGCGATTGGAATTTAGAACAAATTCCAGATTTTTTTGAAAAATTACAAAATGTTAATCTTAAATTTTTTGAGCGTATTAAAATTGCAAGCAAGGCTGATGCAAATTTAAATGCTATTGTTTCTTTTTCATCGCAATCTCAAATATTCTCTTTTGCCCTTGATGAGTACTTAGAAGAAATTAAAAAACTTTTTATTTAA